Proteins encoded in a region of the Melioribacteraceae bacterium genome:
- a CDS encoding PGPGW domain-containing protein, translating to MIIKTLKQLKRIIIAVVGTTILIIGIALIVLPGPAFIVIPVGLSILATEFIWAKRLMEKFKEKLSKIITKK from the coding sequence ATGATTATTAAAACGCTCAAACAGTTAAAGAGAATAATTATTGCGGTAGTAGGAACAACTATTTTAATCATCGGGATTGCTTTGATTGTATTGCCGGGGCCGGCATTTATTGTGATTCCGGTCGGACTTTCAATTCTTGCGACCGAATTTATCTGGGCAAAACGATTAATGGAGAAATTTAAGGAGAAGCTCTCGAAAATTATTACAAAGAAATAA
- a CDS encoding phage tail length tape measure family protein, with the protein MGDNASEKLGEVYVLIKTKTDQLEKEMKDLNKKIDRQAVEMGSTFVNKLGSQLAKIGSYAAGIFSVGKAFQFLKSSIAESIEASKSLYKVNQAVNQTGYAAGYTAEELKRIAGNLENINAIDADKILNDVTLQLLTFGNVSGETFKRAQQAALDLSSVLGTDLKSSSIQLGKALSNPTEGLQALRRSGVLFTDQQEVMIKKLISQNRLFDAQKIILDEIHSKYGGQAQAQAEATKGLQAASIAWSNMKEEIGNLFGPLLSEWLPKAIYFVQDLTRRINELREGGRSRNAAAGIEMDFSSMTDKERADFIYQQQINSAVAMSKYNKATSDFRNKKLDYDAFKEIELTTEIQVATYEKLINLAQNFKRVTGSMPGGGPNGVAEIIANDYKDAVLTYYDIIEKYYEDVKFLDENYFNWKSEQLIRQGLAMQAAGLSEVETQQWVNVQLKRLMEEREQFFEDGFLPTISSDYGKEILDWVERIEEAFLDGVLKRTELQERLREDMMNTASQFGNELERAFGRAGDKFINYMNQALQAALRIMDILDKVGKGEKSTESGAIGIITSLIGLFAMHKGGSVTNIGGNLSFAPLPKAARGGSFIVPPGFPNDSALVRVESGETLHVTPAKQTSNYYHSNSDLVPLMQNLVRGVNKLNKNLINKRFEAMVFNPISPTGLVQDITSPAEERLRKEGVKF; encoded by the coding sequence ATGGGCGATAATGCATCAGAAAAATTAGGCGAAGTATATGTACTGATCAAGACAAAAACTGATCAGTTAGAAAAGGAAATGAAGGACCTGAATAAAAAGATTGATAGACAAGCTGTTGAAATGGGCTCGACATTTGTAAATAAATTAGGTTCACAACTTGCAAAAATCGGATCCTATGCTGCGGGGATATTCAGTGTCGGAAAAGCTTTTCAATTTCTTAAATCTTCAATAGCGGAGTCGATTGAAGCGTCAAAGAGTTTGTACAAGGTAAACCAGGCAGTGAATCAAACCGGTTATGCTGCAGGATATACCGCAGAGGAATTAAAAAGAATTGCTGGGAATCTTGAAAATATTAACGCTATTGATGCTGATAAGATTCTTAATGATGTTACTCTACAGTTATTGACCTTTGGAAATGTCTCCGGAGAAACATTCAAACGCGCACAGCAAGCGGCTCTTGATCTATCCTCCGTTTTAGGTACAGATCTTAAGTCATCTTCCATTCAACTTGGAAAAGCTCTAAGTAACCCAACTGAAGGATTGCAGGCCCTGAGACGTTCAGGTGTTCTATTTACTGATCAACAAGAAGTGATGATCAAGAAATTAATCTCACAGAACAGGTTATTTGATGCTCAAAAGATTATCCTTGATGAAATTCATTCAAAATATGGTGGTCAGGCTCAAGCCCAGGCTGAAGCAACAAAAGGTCTGCAAGCTGCAAGTATAGCGTGGAGTAATATGAAAGAAGAAATTGGAAATCTATTTGGACCGCTTCTTTCTGAATGGTTACCCAAAGCTATTTACTTTGTACAGGACCTTACCAGGCGAATTAATGAACTCCGAGAAGGTGGACGATCGAGAAATGCTGCGGCTGGTATTGAAATGGATTTCTCAAGTATGACTGATAAAGAAAGAGCAGATTTTATCTATCAGCAACAAATAAATTCTGCAGTCGCTATGTCAAAATACAATAAGGCAACAAGCGATTTTCGAAATAAGAAACTTGATTATGATGCATTTAAGGAGATCGAATTAACAACTGAAATTCAAGTAGCTACTTATGAAAAACTTATCAATTTAGCTCAAAACTTCAAAAGAGTGACTGGCTCTATGCCGGGTGGCGGTCCCAATGGAGTTGCTGAAATTATTGCCAATGATTATAAAGATGCTGTGCTAACATATTACGACATCATTGAGAAATACTATGAAGATGTAAAATTTCTCGACGAGAACTATTTCAACTGGAAATCAGAACAATTAATTCGTCAGGGTCTAGCAATGCAGGCAGCCGGATTAAGTGAAGTTGAAACTCAGCAGTGGGTTAATGTTCAATTAAAAAGATTAATGGAGGAACGAGAGCAATTCTTTGAAGATGGATTTCTACCAACAATTTCGAGTGATTATGGGAAGGAGATCCTTGATTGGGTTGAAAGAATTGAAGAAGCATTTCTTGATGGTGTGTTAAAAAGGACCGAGCTACAAGAAAGACTGCGTGAAGACATGATGAATACCGCTTCACAATTTGGGAATGAACTTGAAAGAGCATTTGGAAGAGCAGGGGATAAATTCATCAACTATATGAACCAAGCCTTGCAAGCAGCTCTAAGAATTATGGATATTCTCGATAAAGTGGGAAAAGGAGAGAAATCCACAGAAAGCGGAGCTATAGGAATTATCACAAGTTTGATTGGCTTATTCGCTATGCATAAAGGAGGTTCTGTAACAAATATTGGTGGAAATCTTTCTTTTGCCCCTCTTCCAAAGGCAGCCCGCGGTGGTTCTTTTATTGTTCCACCTGGTTTCCCAAATGACAGTGCTTTGGTAAGAGTTGAATCCGGAGAAACACTGCATGTAACACCGGCAAAGCAAACTTCAAATTATTATCACAGTAACTCTGATCTGGTTCCATTGATGCAAAATCTTGTCCGCGGAGTAAATAAATTGAATAAGAATCTTATTAATAAACGATTTGAGGCAATGGTTTTCAATCCAATTTCACCAACGGGTTTAGTTCAGGATATTACTTCACCGGCTGAAGAAAGGTTAAGAAAGGAAGGAGTTAAGTTTTGA
- a CDS encoding serine/threonine-protein kinase yields the protein MLIDVANEFGQQRGYKSVEFVGKGGFKECFKIVDQHDNEFALKIIDLNNSDLRRIEREMLILATCDSPLINKLYEFGNFVDKSFNSFSFSVEEYLGGGTLEEKLNTGLTKENIVELGTSLIEVLVYIKDKNIVHRDIKPANIMFRYNSTIPVLVDFGIARDLNRTSLTPTWLPSGPCSPYYASPEQLNNEKDLIDWRTDQFSIGIVIGECFYGTHPFKNHKGSNDDAVSNVASRKKCATEFVSLSNSLGVSIILRMLEPWPHRRYQNPQELLNLFKNLR from the coding sequence ATGTTGATTGACGTCGCTAATGAATTTGGCCAACAACGAGGTTATAAATCAGTTGAATTTGTTGGTAAAGGTGGATTCAAAGAATGTTTTAAAATTGTAGACCAACATGATAATGAATTTGCATTAAAAATAATTGATTTGAACAATAGCGATTTGAGACGCATCGAAAGAGAAATGTTGATTCTTGCTACTTGTGATAGCCCCCTCATCAACAAACTATATGAATTCGGAAACTTTGTGGACAAATCATTTAATTCTTTTTCATTTTCGGTTGAAGAATATTTAGGAGGTGGAACTTTAGAAGAGAAATTAAATACAGGATTAACAAAAGAAAATATTGTTGAACTTGGTACAAGTCTCATTGAAGTTTTGGTTTATATAAAAGATAAAAATATTGTTCACCGAGATATCAAACCTGCCAATATTATGTTTAGATACAATTCTACTATTCCAGTCTTAGTTGACTTTGGGATTGCCAGAGACCTCAATCGCACATCACTTACACCAACTTGGTTGCCTTCTGGTCCCTGTTCGCCTTATTATGCATCACCAGAGCAACTAAATAATGAAAAAGATCTCATCGATTGGAGAACTGATCAATTTTCAATTGGGATTGTAATTGGTGAATGCTTTTATGGTACACACCCATTTAAGAATCATAAAGGATCAAATGATGATGCTGTATCAAATGTTGCATCAAGGAAAAAATGTGCTACTGAATTTGTTTCTCTGTCGAATTCCCTTGGAGTAAGTATTATATTAAGGATGCTGGAACCATGGCCTCATCGAAGATATCAGAACCCGCAAGAACTTCTTAACCTTTTCAAAAATTTGAGGTGA
- a CDS encoding PAS domain-containing sensor histidine kinase: protein MKAKSIIENNHNTIEAGHINEANRKHLINSLRIISVLTIISGLFALIFEVKYFETVSIYVYACRFYVIAIAFWILILSNFEFGFRHPGLMIHTLLLSILISFGIVIVILPNTLVVNSQIAALIVFTSSIFLAWEVKDQIVVAIYYNLIFGATILINKSEIYILQNVFASVLFVMFLSVISIVIAAMNYKHRRNSVINTLRLFDSQKKYKEIFENSSDGIFQASLEGEVLTCNSSFKILFGVSENEEINLKDELLFGEKNFDQITNRLMHKNQLAEFKFSLKSSSKSERRFTLNCNLRNDSSLGKYIIEGTLRDVTAQFKIEEALRAAKEKAEESDKLKNVFLSQVSHEIRTPINAILSSIEYLREEMKGSENSDLTTTFGIIDNASKRIIRTIHLMLEIAELQSGTYKYSPSTFDLYSNCIVKIIKEFDELLYERKIVLNVHRLAKNPSIQADEYSVCQIFRNIIDNAVKYTMNGKIDIRVDNDDDGRLTINVKDTGVGISEEYLTNLYQVFTQEEQGFTRKFDGNGLGLTLVRKYCDLNNASVKITSKKQEGTEVKITFHNAKQFANSVISL from the coding sequence TTGAAAGCAAAGTCAATCATCGAGAATAATCATAATACAATTGAAGCGGGACATATCAACGAAGCGAACAGAAAACACTTAATCAATTCTCTCAGAATAATATCCGTTTTAACAATCATTTCAGGTCTATTTGCGTTGATATTTGAAGTAAAGTATTTCGAAACGGTATCAATTTATGTCTATGCCTGCCGTTTCTATGTTATTGCAATTGCGTTCTGGATCCTCATTCTTTCAAATTTTGAATTTGGGTTCAGACATCCCGGATTAATGATACATACACTTCTTCTGTCAATTCTAATTTCATTCGGTATAGTTATTGTCATATTGCCAAATACACTTGTAGTCAATTCTCAGATTGCAGCTTTAATAGTATTTACATCATCTATTTTTTTAGCCTGGGAAGTTAAAGACCAGATTGTTGTCGCGATCTATTATAACCTGATATTCGGCGCAACGATTCTTATAAACAAAAGTGAGATTTACATTCTGCAAAATGTTTTTGCTTCTGTTTTGTTCGTAATGTTTCTAAGTGTAATTTCGATTGTCATTGCCGCAATGAATTATAAGCACAGGCGGAATTCTGTAATTAATACTCTCAGGCTTTTTGATTCTCAGAAAAAATATAAGGAAATCTTTGAGAATTCGTCCGACGGTATTTTCCAGGCGTCGTTAGAAGGAGAAGTCCTTACCTGCAATTCTTCTTTTAAAATACTTTTTGGTGTGTCCGAAAATGAAGAAATAAATCTTAAAGACGAACTGCTATTCGGTGAGAAGAATTTTGACCAGATTACAAACCGTTTAATGCACAAAAACCAACTGGCTGAGTTTAAGTTTTCTCTTAAAAGCTCATCTAAAAGTGAAAGGCGTTTCACACTAAATTGTAATCTGCGTAATGACTCAAGTCTGGGTAAATATATTATTGAAGGAACACTAAGAGACGTAACTGCTCAATTTAAAATTGAGGAAGCACTAAGAGCGGCAAAAGAAAAAGCGGAAGAATCTGATAAATTGAAGAATGTTTTCCTTTCTCAGGTTTCTCATGAAATAAGAACGCCGATTAATGCAATATTGAGTTCTATTGAATATCTAAGAGAAGAAATGAAAGGATCTGAGAACAGCGATCTAACAACTACTTTCGGGATAATTGATAATGCAAGCAAGCGGATTATCAGGACTATTCACCTTATGCTCGAAATTGCCGAATTGCAAAGCGGTACATACAAGTATTCTCCTTCAACATTTGATCTATATTCAAATTGTATCGTAAAAATTATAAAAGAATTCGATGAACTGTTATATGAACGAAAGATTGTATTGAACGTGCATCGTTTGGCTAAAAATCCAAGTATTCAGGCAGATGAATATTCTGTCTGCCAGATTTTCAGAAATATTATTGATAATGCCGTGAAATATACCATGAATGGGAAAATTGATATTCGTGTTGATAATGATGATGATGGAAGACTTACAATAAATGTTAAGGATACAGGTGTTGGAATCTCGGAAGAGTATCTTACAAATTTATATCAGGTTTTTACACAGGAAGAGCAGGGATTCACAAGGAAATTTGACGGAAACGGATTAGGGCTAACATTAGTCAGGAAATACTGCGACCTTAATAACGCTTCTGTTAAAATAACCAGCAAAAAGCAGGAGGGAACCGAAGTTAAAATAACTTTCCACAATGCGAAACAATTCGCTAATAGTGTTATTTCTTTGTAA
- a CDS encoding phage replisome organizer N-terminal domain-containing protein, with amino-acid sequence MGEVTWIKLKTKMFDDEKIQLIEAMPEADAILVVWIKLLIQAGKSNTNGYILLSENIPYSPEMLSTIFRRPLPIIRFALKTLKELGMIEVTDSNVICISNWEKHQNIEGLDKVREKNRIRQARYREQKQLKQSENQTNVTLLSHNVTQQNKSKNKELEYYKNIFFQNLPDQFFNCWIQWIEHKSEQGKSITPVQARAQLKQLRDISASLDINEVIMKTIENGYSGFNFIIEDMERKKNGTRKQNAPSFKKYAKGSTSAEELNVGLSKAFQQD; translated from the coding sequence ATGGGCGAAGTAACCTGGATAAAATTGAAAACGAAAATGTTCGATGATGAAAAAATTCAGTTAATAGAAGCTATGCCAGAAGCGGATGCAATTTTAGTTGTTTGGATAAAGCTGTTAATTCAAGCCGGTAAATCGAACACCAACGGTTATATACTCTTATCTGAAAATATTCCCTACTCACCCGAAATGCTATCTACGATATTTAGGAGGCCTTTACCAATAATCAGATTTGCACTAAAGACTTTGAAAGAATTAGGGATGATTGAAGTAACGGATAGTAACGTTATCTGTATTTCTAATTGGGAAAAACATCAAAATATTGAGGGATTAGATAAAGTCAGAGAAAAAAACAGAATTCGACAAGCGAGATACAGAGAACAAAAACAGCTAAAACAATCAGAAAATCAAACAAACGTAACGTTACTGTCACATAACGTCACGCAACAGAATAAGAGTAAGAATAAAGAATTAGAATATTATAAAAATATATTCTTTCAAAATTTACCGGATCAATTTTTTAACTGTTGGATCCAATGGATTGAACATAAATCTGAGCAAGGCAAATCAATTACTCCAGTACAAGCACGGGCACAATTAAAACAGTTAAGAGATATTAGTGCTTCTTTGGACATCAATGAAGTCATTATGAAAACTATAGAGAATGGTTATTCAGGATTCAATTTTATAATTGAAGATATGGAAAGAAAAAAAAATGGAACGCGAAAACAAAATGCTCCCTCTTTCAAAAAGTATGCAAAAGGTTCAACTTCAGCTGAAGAGCTCAATGTCGGGCTTAGTAAAGCATTCCAGCAAGATTGA
- a CDS encoding prolyl oligopeptidase family serine peptidase: protein MNRLLKYSILLFLISFTISAQTIKYPDTRKVDHKDNYHGTIVADPYRWLEDDNSPETKKWIEEQNKITFDYLDKIPYRDRIKDRLTDLWNYEKYSAPYKIGDKYIFSKNDGLQEQSVFYIQKGLSGTPELFLDPNKFSSDGSVSLAGLSFSNDYKFASYMISKGGSDWREIFVMDVDSKKVLNDHIKWSKFSGTSWYEDGFFYSRYDEPKAGDELKQANEFQKLYYHKLGTPQSEDLLILEDNQNPKRLFGSSVTDDERFLIISVMQGSSSYNGIMYKDLVNNGEIKWLFDKFDAEYYVIDNINDKFLVQTDLNAPNRKIVLVDPENPSNEKWVTLIPESKDVMQSISVIGGKIIIAYLKDANSKVSVFDTSGKYLYDVELPTVGSVGGFGGDKEDTETFYTFTSFTYPPTIYKYDVTNNQSELFRKSDVKFEMNDYETKQIFYVSKDGTKVPLFIVHKKGLKLDGSNPTLLYAYGGFNISMQPGFSVARIPLLENGAVYAMACLRGGNEYGEEWHKAGMLEKKQNVFDDFIAAAEWLIKNKYTSPERLAIQGGSNGGLLVGAVINQRPDLFKVAFPQVGVMDMLRFHKFTIGWAWVPEYGTSDNPDHFKFLYDYSPLHNIKPDKNYPATLVTTADHDDRVVPAHSFKYTATLQENNKGINPTLIRIETKVGHGAGTSTSKSIELSADLMAFMFFNMGITPDF, encoded by the coding sequence ATGAACAGACTTTTGAAATATTCTATTTTGCTTTTTCTTATCTCGTTTACTATTTCAGCACAAACAATCAAATATCCTGATACAAGGAAGGTAGATCACAAGGATAATTATCACGGAACAATTGTAGCGGACCCTTACCGGTGGCTTGAAGACGACAATTCCCCGGAAACTAAGAAATGGATTGAGGAGCAGAACAAAATTACTTTCGATTACCTTGATAAAATTCCATACAGAGATAGAATAAAGGATAGACTTACAGATTTGTGGAATTATGAAAAGTACTCCGCACCATATAAAATTGGCGATAAGTATATTTTTTCCAAGAACGACGGACTGCAGGAGCAGAGTGTATTTTACATCCAGAAAGGATTAAGCGGTACGCCGGAATTATTTCTCGATCCGAATAAATTTTCCAGTGATGGTTCGGTGAGCCTTGCTGGACTCAGTTTTTCAAATGATTACAAATTTGCATCTTATATGATTTCCAAGGGAGGATCCGACTGGCGGGAAATATTTGTGATGGATGTGGATTCAAAAAAAGTGCTGAACGACCATATCAAATGGTCAAAGTTCAGCGGTACCTCATGGTACGAAGACGGATTTTTCTACAGCCGCTATGATGAACCTAAAGCCGGCGACGAACTGAAACAAGCGAATGAGTTTCAAAAACTCTATTATCATAAACTTGGAACCCCACAATCGGAAGATCTCCTTATACTTGAGGATAATCAAAATCCGAAACGACTCTTTGGATCTTCTGTAACAGACGATGAGAGATTTCTAATTATAAGCGTCATGCAGGGCTCTTCCAGCTATAACGGAATAATGTATAAAGACCTTGTGAATAACGGGGAGATAAAATGGCTCTTCGATAAGTTTGATGCGGAATATTATGTTATCGATAATATCAATGATAAGTTTCTTGTTCAAACCGATCTTAATGCACCAAACAGAAAGATAGTCCTTGTCGATCCTGAAAATCCGTCGAATGAGAAATGGGTAACTCTGATTCCGGAAAGTAAAGATGTAATGCAGAGTATCTCAGTAATCGGCGGTAAAATTATAATTGCGTATCTCAAGGATGCCAACAGCAAAGTCTCTGTTTTCGATACCTCAGGAAAATATTTATACGACGTAGAACTGCCGACTGTAGGATCTGTCGGCGGTTTCGGCGGAGACAAAGAGGACACAGAAACATTCTACACATTTACTTCATTCACATATCCTCCAACTATTTACAAGTACGATGTAACAAACAATCAATCGGAATTATTCAGGAAATCAGATGTTAAATTTGAGATGAACGATTACGAGACAAAACAGATATTTTACGTAAGTAAGGACGGTACGAAGGTGCCCCTCTTCATAGTACATAAAAAAGGACTGAAACTTGACGGAAGCAATCCGACTTTACTATATGCATACGGAGGATTTAATATTTCAATGCAGCCGGGATTTTCCGTTGCCCGGATTCCCCTTCTGGAAAACGGAGCTGTCTATGCAATGGCATGCTTAAGAGGCGGTAATGAATACGGCGAAGAATGGCATAAAGCGGGAATGCTCGAGAAGAAACAGAATGTATTTGATGATTTTATTGCCGCGGCCGAATGGCTGATAAAAAATAAATATACGTCGCCAGAAAGACTGGCCATTCAGGGAGGTTCCAACGGCGGACTGCTTGTAGGTGCGGTTATTAACCAGCGTCCGGATCTTTTCAAAGTAGCATTTCCGCAGGTAGGAGTTATGGATATGCTAAGATTTCACAAATTCACAATCGGATGGGCCTGGGTGCCGGAGTATGGAACAAGCGACAATCCCGATCACTTCAAATTCCTCTATGATTACTCCCCTCTCCATAATATTAAACCCGACAAGAATTATCCTGCAACATTAGTAACAACAGCTGATCACGATGACAGAGTTGTGCCTGCTCATTCATTTAAGTACACAGCAACATTGCAGGAGAATAATAAAGGAATTAATCCTACTCTAATTCGCATTGAAACAAAAGTGGGCCATGGTGCTGGGACAAGTACTTCAAAGTCGATTGAGCTATCGGCCGACCTGATGGCATTTATGTTTTTTAATATGGGAATTACTCCCGACTTTTAA
- a CDS encoding UDP-glucose--hexose-1-phosphate uridylyltransferase, with product MELNELPHKRKNILTGEWTLVSPHRSRRPWQGKIETVQKKNDVIYDPSCYLCPGNSRAGGHINPVYDSTFVFENDFSALLIDSGEKEVNEFDLLVASSEPGICRVICFSPNHNLSLAEMNKASILKVVDVWINEFKELGSHDKINYVTIFENKGELMGCSNPHPHGQIWAEYSMPNEPNKESLQQKKYLDEKKYCLLCDYLIHEKKKGERIVYENAGFVVMVPFWAVWPFETIVIPKKHNQNFLDLDLKEKEFLADALKVITVKYDNIFQNSFPYSMGFHQAPTDGKDYKEWHWHIHFYPPLLRSAEIKKFMVGYEMLAQPQRDLTPEKGAEMLKNLSDSHYSERG from the coding sequence ATGGAACTGAATGAATTACCTCACAAGAGAAAAAACATTTTAACCGGCGAGTGGACTCTTGTCTCGCCGCATCGCTCAAGAAGGCCGTGGCAGGGCAAGATTGAAACAGTTCAAAAGAAGAATGATGTGATATATGATCCCTCCTGTTATTTATGTCCCGGAAATTCCCGGGCGGGTGGTCATATTAATCCGGTATATGATTCTACATTTGTATTTGAAAACGACTTCAGCGCACTGCTTATCGATTCAGGTGAAAAAGAAGTAAATGAATTCGATCTTCTGGTTGCTAGTTCTGAACCCGGTATCTGTCGTGTCATCTGCTTTTCCCCGAATCATAACCTTTCTCTTGCCGAAATGAATAAAGCGTCGATTCTTAAAGTAGTGGATGTATGGATAAATGAATTCAAAGAACTCGGCAGTCACGATAAAATAAATTATGTTACTATTTTCGAAAACAAGGGTGAACTTATGGGATGCAGCAATCCACACCCGCACGGACAAATATGGGCCGAATATTCAATGCCTAATGAACCTAATAAAGAGTCTCTTCAGCAAAAAAAATATCTGGATGAAAAAAAATATTGTCTCCTCTGCGATTACCTAATTCACGAAAAGAAAAAAGGGGAGAGAATAGTTTATGAAAACGCGGGTTTTGTTGTTATGGTGCCTTTCTGGGCCGTATGGCCATTTGAGACGATTGTAATTCCAAAGAAACACAATCAGAATTTTCTTGATCTGGACCTGAAAGAGAAAGAATTTCTTGCAGACGCACTTAAAGTAATAACTGTGAAATACGATAATATTTTTCAGAATTCTTTTCCATATTCGATGGGATTCCACCAGGCACCGACGGATGGAAAGGATTATAAAGAATGGCACTGGCATATTCACTTTTATCCGCCTCTATTAAGGTCGGCAGAAATTAAAAAGTTTATGGTCGGATATGAAATGCTGGCTCAGCCGCAGCGGGATTTAACTCCCGAAAAAGGGGCTGAAATGCTCAAAAATCTGTCCGATTCCCATTATTCGGAAAGAGGTTGA
- a CDS encoding aldehyde dehydrogenase family protein — translation MTKETICYNPATGEEIGRSELHTGEELNTIIKQAESAHKVWEKYPLKKRIKMIIRIRDYIVTNADLLAEVISSDNGKTRLEALATEILPAAMAVSFYCKEAGKFLKDKRIKGGNIFLLNKRSKLVRVPFGVVGIISPWNYPFAIPFSEVIMGLLAGNSIILKTASETQMVGLELKKAIEYAGLPEGVFNYINLPGRIAGDTFLESGIDKLFFTGSVQVGKYLLEKSAATLTPLCLELGGNDAMIVCDDADIERAASGALWAGFQNCGQSCGGVERIYVDEKIYNQFLSALKNKIEKLVVTKNDCYRTQFGCMTTTRQIDTVQEHIQDALNKGAKVYAQSGIPENTGANFLPATVLVDVNHDMMVMKDETFGPVVGVMKFNSIEEAIKLANDSYLGLTGSVWSGSQHKAEKIARCIKAGVVTINDHLMSHGLAETPWGGFKQSGIGRTHGELGFDEMTQTQVIVKDLLSFTSKQLWWHPYSKNVYDGLKGLLNLLYNSKPGVRIKGFIKLIRIVPRIFSKE, via the coding sequence ATGACGAAAGAAACTATTTGTTACAATCCGGCGACTGGTGAAGAAATCGGAAGATCTGAACTTCATACCGGAGAAGAACTTAATACGATTATTAAACAGGCGGAGTCCGCTCATAAGGTATGGGAGAAATATCCCCTTAAAAAACGAATAAAAATGATTATTCGGATACGGGATTATATTGTTACCAATGCCGACTTATTAGCAGAAGTAATCAGTTCCGACAACGGAAAAACCAGGCTTGAAGCACTTGCAACTGAAATATTACCGGCCGCAATGGCAGTTTCTTTTTATTGTAAAGAAGCCGGTAAATTTCTAAAAGATAAAAGAATAAAGGGCGGGAATATTTTCCTTTTAAACAAAAGGAGTAAACTTGTAAGAGTTCCCTTCGGTGTAGTAGGTATCATTTCACCCTGGAACTATCCTTTTGCAATTCCGTTCTCCGAAGTCATCATGGGATTGCTTGCCGGTAATTCAATAATATTAAAAACCGCATCAGAAACTCAGATGGTTGGACTTGAACTGAAGAAAGCAATTGAGTATGCAGGACTACCTGAGGGTGTCTTCAACTATATAAATCTACCGGGTAGAATTGCTGGAGACACTTTTCTGGAGAGCGGTATTGATAAATTATTTTTTACAGGTTCGGTTCAGGTTGGGAAATACCTTCTTGAAAAATCGGCTGCTACTCTAACACCATTATGCTTGGAATTGGGTGGTAACGACGCCATGATTGTATGCGATGATGCTGATATCGAGAGAGCTGCTTCGGGTGCGTTGTGGGCAGGATTTCAGAATTGCGGACAGTCGTGCGGAGGAGTTGAACGAATTTATGTTGATGAAAAAATATACAATCAATTTCTTTCCGCACTAAAAAATAAAATAGAGAAACTGGTAGTTACAAAAAATGATTGCTATCGTACACAGTTTGGGTGTATGACTACTACCCGGCAAATCGACACTGTTCAGGAACATATTCAGGATGCTTTAAATAAGGGAGCTAAAGTGTATGCGCAGTCGGGCATCCCGGAAAATACCGGAGCTAACTTTCTTCCTGCCACTGTTCTTGTTGATGTTAATCATGATATGATGGTAATGAAGGACGAAACATTCGGGCCGGTAGTTGGTGTTATGAAATTTAACAGTATTGAAGAAGCGATAAAACTGGCAAACGATTCATACCTCGGCCTTACAGGATCAGTATGGTCAGGCAGTCAGCACAAAGCAGAAAAAATTGCCAGGTGTATTAAAGCCGGTGTTGTTACGATAAACGATCATCTTATGAGTCATGGCCTGGCCGAGACACCCTGGGGCGGATTTAAGCAATCCGGTATCGGAAGGACTCACGGCGAACTTGGATTTGATGAAATGACTCAGACACAGGTAATTGTCAAAGACCTTCTTTCATTTACCAGTAAACAGCTCTGGTGGCATCCGTATAGTAAAAATGTTTATGATGGATTAAAGGGTCTGTTAAATCTTCTTTACAACTCTAAACCCGGAGTTCGAATAAAAGGATTTATTAAACTAATAAGAATTGTGCCGCGTATATTCAGTAAAGAATAA